In a single window of the Terriglobia bacterium genome:
- a CDS encoding VIT1/CCC1 transporter family protein, with protein sequence MPQTPHVERHFTASETVRDVVIGMSDGLTVPFALAAGLSGAVSASNIVVTAGFAEIAAGSIAMGLGGYLAARSDAEHYASEEAREHLEVREIPEDEQNEVREVLEKYGLTAEEAEPIVAALTRKPKAWVDFMMRFELGLEKPDPARALTSGLTIAGAYIAGGLIPLSPYIFLANVGTGLTVSVAVTIGALALFGYIKGHFTGAKPLRSSIQTTLIGGLAAAAAFAIARAIA encoded by the coding sequence ATGCCACAAACTCCCCATGTCGAGCGTCACTTCACCGCTTCTGAAACGGTCAGGGATGTTGTGATCGGAATGTCGGATGGACTGACGGTTCCTTTCGCGCTGGCAGCCGGCCTGTCGGGCGCAGTCTCGGCCTCAAACATCGTGGTCACTGCGGGTTTCGCCGAAATCGCCGCCGGCTCGATCGCAATGGGATTGGGAGGCTACCTCGCGGCCAGGAGTGACGCGGAACATTATGCCAGCGAAGAGGCGCGTGAACATCTTGAGGTTCGCGAGATCCCGGAGGATGAGCAGAATGAAGTCCGCGAGGTCCTCGAGAAATACGGCCTGACGGCAGAGGAAGCAGAACCGATTGTCGCCGCCCTGACCCGCAAGCCCAAAGCCTGGGTGGATTTCATGATGCGTTTCGAACTCGGCCTCGAAAAGCCGGACCCCGCCCGCGCCCTGACCAGCGGGCTCACGATCGCCGGCGCATATATCGCCGGCGGTCTTATTCCCCTCAGCCCCTATATTTTTCTGGCCAATGTCGGGACAGGGCTGACTGTCTCGGTGGCAGTCACCATCGGTGCGCTGGCGCTGTTCGGCTACATCAAAGGCCACTTCACTGGGGCGAAGCCTCTGCGCAGCTCAATCCAGACAACTTTAATAGGCGGCCTCGCTGCTGCTGCTGCGTTCGCCATCGCCAGAGCCATCGCATAA
- the rfaE1 gene encoding D-glycero-beta-D-manno-heptose-7-phosphate kinase, with product MVLARFNCHPGKLAAAVGRFRKKKVLVLGDVMLDRFVWGSVSRISPEAPVPVVEIREETACLGGAANVAANISSLGGEPFPLTIVGNDAEGEQLRAGFRQLGASVSGVLIDKDRATSVKTRIIAHHQQVCRTDREDRSPLAPELQRRIVDWFRTHLDAMDAVVVSDYAKGFITLSLLKKILPLAKSAQKIVCVDPKLRNLAAYRPATVITPNLAEAERAAGINISDEKTLVRSGKKILRQTGIDHLLVTRGEHGMALFEGDSNSKVTQIPTLAREVFDVTGAGDTVISTLCLGLVSGLSILEAAILSNIAAGIVVGKLGTASVTPEELLSGIRQISEL from the coding sequence ATGGTGCTGGCTCGATTCAATTGCCATCCGGGAAAGCTGGCCGCGGCGGTGGGCCGGTTCCGGAAAAAGAAAGTCCTGGTGCTCGGCGATGTCATGTTGGACCGGTTTGTCTGGGGCTCGGTCAGCCGCATCAGCCCGGAAGCGCCGGTGCCGGTTGTCGAGATCCGGGAGGAAACGGCCTGCCTGGGTGGCGCCGCAAATGTAGCCGCCAACATCAGCAGCCTGGGCGGCGAACCCTTTCCGCTCACGATCGTGGGGAACGATGCGGAGGGCGAACAACTGCGCGCCGGGTTTCGTCAGCTCGGCGCGTCCGTGAGCGGAGTTCTGATCGATAAGGACCGGGCAACCAGCGTCAAAACGCGCATCATCGCGCATCATCAGCAGGTGTGCCGCACCGACCGCGAGGACAGGAGCCCGCTCGCTCCGGAACTGCAGCGCCGAATCGTGGACTGGTTCCGGACCCACCTGGATGCTATGGATGCGGTGGTGGTCTCCGACTACGCCAAAGGATTCATCACGCTTTCGCTCCTGAAAAAGATCCTGCCCCTGGCCAAATCCGCCCAGAAAATCGTCTGCGTCGATCCCAAGTTGAGGAATCTTGCGGCCTATCGGCCTGCCACCGTGATTACCCCCAACCTTGCCGAAGCAGAGCGCGCCGCAGGAATAAACATAAGCGACGAGAAAACCCTGGTGCGGTCCGGCAAAAAAATCCTGCGGCAGACCGGGATCGATCATCTGCTGGTAACACGAGGCGAGCACGGCATGGCTCTCTTCGAAGGGGATTCGAATTCGAAGGTGACACAAATCCCAACGCTTGCGCGTGAGGTGTTCGACGTCACCGGCGCCGGCGATACCGTCATTTCCACCCTTTGTCTCGGCCTGGTCAGCGGTCTGTCAATCCTGGAGGCCGCGATCCTGTCGAACATAGCGGCAGGCATTGTGGTCGGCAAGCTGGGCACGGCCTCGGTAACCCCCGAAGAACTGCTCTCCGGGATCCGTCAGATTTCTGAGCTCTGA